The following are encoded together in the Nocardia sp. XZ_19_385 genome:
- a CDS encoding trans-acting enoyl reductase family protein, protein MSNHTIAVYGASGFQGVLVLAELTRRNITTVLSGRDADKLKAAAAQAGMPDAELRVAAIDDHSALVAAFRDVNVVINCAGPFTPTGDRVIAAALAAGAHYADTCGEQPFLRHVYETYPAAAESAGVTVVPAATDGGIPGDLLAHLIGDRLGPLAELTSVHRFGGETAMSRGSLRTMLGIAEAMADGGVAYLDNAWRPGPFGALAPVTLPGEPEPVALAHFPLQEAISVPRHLAVRNVQGAVEESTRALFATPVTDEMIESLPVGPDDSQRAAGTWTIVLDAVAEDGRRARGIVSGPDTYGTTALTAVEAAVRLATTPPAAGVLAPAQAFDPADFLAALEPFGVRWTIEDQ, encoded by the coding sequence ATGTCGAATCACACCATTGCCGTCTACGGCGCGAGCGGCTTCCAGGGCGTCCTCGTGCTCGCCGAACTCACCCGCCGCAACATCACCACCGTCCTCTCCGGTCGCGACGCCGACAAGCTGAAAGCCGCTGCCGCCCAAGCGGGTATGCCCGATGCGGAGCTGCGCGTAGCCGCCATCGACGATCATTCCGCCCTGGTGGCCGCATTCCGAGACGTAAACGTGGTCATCAACTGCGCGGGCCCGTTCACCCCCACCGGCGACCGCGTCATCGCCGCCGCCCTCGCCGCCGGAGCGCACTACGCCGACACCTGCGGCGAGCAGCCGTTCCTGCGGCACGTCTACGAGACCTACCCCGCCGCAGCCGAATCCGCCGGTGTCACCGTCGTTCCGGCCGCCACCGACGGCGGTATCCCAGGCGACCTGCTCGCCCACCTGATCGGCGACCGCCTCGGCCCGCTCGCCGAACTCACCTCCGTGCACCGCTTCGGCGGCGAGACCGCGATGTCGCGCGGCTCACTGCGCACCATGCTCGGCATCGCCGAGGCCATGGCCGATGGCGGAGTCGCATACCTCGACAACGCTTGGCGGCCCGGTCCTTTCGGAGCACTCGCGCCCGTCACTCTGCCGGGCGAGCCGGAACCCGTTGCCCTGGCGCACTTCCCGCTTCAGGAAGCTATCTCGGTGCCGCGTCACCTCGCGGTGCGCAACGTGCAGGGAGCGGTCGAGGAGTCGACCCGCGCTCTCTTCGCGACCCCGGTGACCGACGAAATGATCGAGTCCCTGCCGGTCGGCCCCGACGACTCACAGCGGGCTGCCGGAACCTGGACCATCGTGCTGGACGCGGTCGCTGAAGACGGTCGGCGGGCGCGCGGCATCGTCTCCGGCCCCGACACTTACGGCACCACCGCGCTCACCGCCGTGGAGGCCGCGGTCCGGCTCGCTACGACTCCTCCGGCCGCCGGCGTACTTGCTCCGGCCCAGGCTTTCGACCCGGCCGACTTCCTCGCCGCGTTGGAGCCGTTCGGCGTGCGCTGGACCATCGAGGACCAGTAG
- a CDS encoding AraC family transcriptional regulator, which translates to MDVLSDVISTMRIGVPHSSRTRHVGPWRDQFPAAPGAGFHIVLAGSCLLIPDNGAPLTLRVGDVAFLGRGIGHALTAVPGETDAETVLLCGAYQLDPSRAHPLLEGLPDVLHLPARLGHDASVRATVELLASELERDLPGSSSTVVALLDVLLLLILRTWLGETSTLTTGWAAALQDPGIAAALRAMHEDIARPWTIPELATVAGMSRATLARRFTALVERAPLAYLTWWRLTTAARLLRDSDATLAVIAHQVGYSSEYAFAAAFKRQHNLAPGRYRATTSPHEQSVRDFSLRSG; encoded by the coding sequence GTGGACGTGCTGAGTGACGTGATTTCGACGATGCGGATCGGGGTGCCACATTCCTCGCGCACCCGGCACGTCGGGCCATGGCGGGACCAATTCCCAGCCGCACCGGGCGCGGGATTCCATATCGTGCTGGCCGGTTCGTGCCTGCTGATTCCGGACAACGGCGCACCGCTGACGCTGCGAGTCGGTGACGTGGCTTTCCTGGGACGCGGCATCGGCCACGCACTGACCGCAGTGCCCGGCGAGACCGACGCCGAAACGGTATTGCTCTGCGGCGCTTACCAACTCGACCCCAGCCGCGCCCACCCGCTACTGGAGGGCCTGCCCGACGTGCTGCACCTGCCCGCACGGCTCGGCCACGACGCATCGGTGCGCGCGACCGTCGAGCTGCTGGCCAGTGAACTGGAACGGGACTTGCCCGGCAGCAGCAGCACCGTGGTAGCGCTGCTGGACGTGCTGCTGCTGTTGATCCTGCGCACCTGGCTGGGCGAGACCAGCACCCTGACGACGGGTTGGGCTGCGGCCCTACAAGATCCGGGCATCGCGGCAGCACTGCGAGCAATGCACGAAGACATCGCCCGGCCGTGGACGATCCCGGAGCTGGCCACGGTCGCGGGCATGTCGCGCGCCACTCTCGCACGCCGGTTCACCGCCCTGGTGGAACGCGCACCCCTGGCCTACCTGACTTGGTGGCGGTTGACCACAGCCGCTCGGCTGCTGCGCGACTCCGATGCCACACTCGCCGTCATCGCCCACCAGGTTGGGTACAGCTCGGAGTACGCGTTCGCCGCCGCCTTCAAACGGCAGCACAACCTCGCTCCCGGCAGATACCGCGCAACGACGTCGCCGCACGAACAGAGCGTGCGAGATTTTTCGCTGCGCTCAGGATGA
- a CDS encoding helix-turn-helix domain-containing protein, with the protein MGSGTGDLIRELRLAKGWSQGRLADELCKSSGANIGREYISRRWESGETEPSSFWLRHLATVLDCPPEMLEASVHRREFLSHLAATAVAPVVASDLLAQGFSARIHRLGPGIDEWESRLATYGTDYMSQGAADIQRRLAADLVVLQQQLDTPRMWAVAARLMTLFAKTYPGSDGNKAIRWYEMASDAADRSEDTTIRVWVRGRAAIALGYEGAALPVAHKFADEALAIDDRPSLGRLNALWGKAHAAAIQGDQATAMALIGKGRREFDRSGSEEQTSDYAVPWWRVNVFLSLLTARLGDERLAMAAQEAARAELPASLPRFRTHLDMHQGLMLVRAGDRAEGVKAARTALDALPPEKHSLTLRLLMDEITRTPRASVHV; encoded by the coding sequence ATGGGCAGCGGTACCGGCGATCTGATCCGGGAACTTCGCTTGGCAAAAGGGTGGTCGCAAGGCCGGCTCGCCGATGAGTTGTGCAAGTCGTCGGGGGCGAACATCGGGCGCGAATACATTTCGCGCCGTTGGGAATCCGGCGAAACCGAGCCCTCTTCGTTCTGGCTGCGGCACCTCGCGACCGTGTTGGATTGCCCGCCGGAAATGCTGGAGGCCAGCGTGCATCGTCGGGAGTTTCTTTCGCATCTAGCGGCGACGGCGGTAGCGCCGGTGGTGGCGTCGGATCTGCTGGCGCAAGGCTTCTCGGCGCGCATACACCGTCTCGGACCCGGAATCGACGAATGGGAATCCCGGCTGGCCACCTACGGTACCGACTATATGAGCCAGGGTGCGGCTGACATTCAACGCCGATTAGCCGCCGACCTGGTGGTGCTTCAACAACAGTTGGACACCCCGCGCATGTGGGCGGTAGCTGCCCGCCTGATGACGCTGTTCGCGAAGACTTATCCCGGTTCGGATGGAAACAAGGCGATTCGGTGGTACGAGATGGCCTCCGACGCCGCCGACCGATCCGAGGACACCACGATCCGGGTTTGGGTTCGAGGCCGCGCGGCCATCGCGCTCGGCTACGAAGGAGCCGCGTTGCCGGTGGCGCACAAGTTCGCCGACGAAGCCCTCGCGATCGACGATCGGCCAAGCCTCGGCCGCCTCAACGCGTTGTGGGGCAAAGCGCACGCCGCGGCGATTCAAGGTGACCAGGCCACGGCGATGGCTCTGATCGGTAAGGGCAGGCGAGAATTCGACCGGTCCGGGTCGGAGGAACAAACCTCGGATTACGCGGTGCCGTGGTGGCGTGTGAACGTCTTCCTGTCCCTACTGACAGCCCGCCTCGGGGACGAACGGCTGGCTATGGCTGCCCAGGAGGCAGCGCGCGCTGAGTTGCCCGCCTCGCTGCCGCGTTTCCGAACGCACCTCGACATGCACCAAGGCTTGATGCTGGTCCGGGCTGGGGACCGAGCGGAGGGCGTGAAGGCGGCACGCACGGCACTGGACGCGCTGCCGCCGGAGAAGCACTCGCTGACTTTGCGGCTGTTGATGGACGAGATCACGAGAACACCGCGTGCATCAGTCCATGTATGA
- a CDS encoding LLM class flavin-dependent oxidoreductase — MPFALSILDLATVNRGQTARDSFHNSVALAQAAERTGYRRVWYAEHHNMRSIASSATSVLIGYVANHTESIRLGAGGIMLPNHSPLVIAEQFGTLESLFPGRIDLGLGRAPGSDQKTMYALRRDPATAENFPRDVLELQGYLTGNTRVSGVQAVPRAETVVPLYILGSSLFGAQLAAHLGLPYAFASHFAPDALHEAVAVYRDTFKPSEQLSEPYVMAGINVFAAENHDAAVEQKTIAYRARARAMIARGPAAADFTDAEIDAFLASPNGSQLSAMTRYTAVGTPTEVRTYLEDFATSIAADELITTHSATGIEDRVRSVELTGQVMAVQPDVSASI; from the coding sequence ATGCCCTTCGCACTCTCGATCCTCGATCTGGCGACCGTCAACCGCGGCCAGACCGCCCGGGACAGCTTCCACAACAGCGTCGCCCTCGCGCAGGCCGCCGAACGCACCGGCTACCGCCGCGTCTGGTACGCCGAGCACCACAACATGCGCTCCATCGCGTCGAGCGCGACAAGCGTGCTGATCGGCTATGTCGCCAACCACACCGAGTCCATCCGCCTCGGCGCCGGCGGCATCATGCTCCCCAACCATTCGCCCCTGGTGATCGCCGAACAGTTCGGCACCCTCGAATCGCTGTTCCCCGGCCGCATCGACCTGGGCCTGGGCCGCGCCCCCGGCAGCGACCAGAAGACCATGTACGCGCTGCGCCGCGACCCGGCCACCGCCGAGAACTTCCCCCGCGACGTCCTCGAACTCCAGGGCTACCTGACCGGCAACACCCGCGTCTCCGGCGTCCAAGCCGTCCCCCGCGCGGAAACCGTTGTCCCCCTCTACATCCTGGGCTCCTCCCTATTCGGCGCCCAACTCGCCGCCCACCTGGGCCTGCCCTACGCCTTCGCCTCCCACTTCGCCCCCGACGCCCTCCACGAAGCGGTCGCCGTCTACCGCGACACCTTCAAACCCTCCGAGCAACTGTCCGAGCCCTACGTCATGGCCGGCATCAACGTCTTCGCCGCCGAAAACCACGACGCCGCAGTCGAACAGAAAACCATCGCCTACCGCGCTCGAGCCCGCGCCATGATCGCCCGAGGCCCCGCCGCCGCCGACTTCACCGACGCCGAAATCGACGCCTTCCTCGCTTCCCCCAACGGCAGCCAACTCTCCGCAATGACCCGCTACACCGCCGTCGGCACCCCCACCGAAGTCCGCACCTACCTCGAGGACTTCGCCACCTCCATCGCCGCCGACGAACTGATCACCACCCACTCCGCCACCGGCATCGAAGACCGCGTGCGCTCGGTCGAACTCACCGGCCAGGTGATGGCGGTGCAGCCGGACGTGTCCGCTTCGATCTAG
- the bla gene encoding class A beta-lactamase: MIKSKKFAMMLAVLLPLAGACGTATTEPAPASAAPAAVSQLADIESRHQARLGVFGLDTGSGKTVGHRADERFAMLSTFKTLACAALLKAHPLASGYWEQNIRFTEADVAKADGSAVTGKRIATGMTVRELCDAAITYSDNAAANEILKLLGGPQAVTEFLRSIGDQVSRLDRWEPEVNTAIPGDERDTTTPAAIVRDYQALTLGDALPTVERDQLVAWLKANTTGGSRIRAGVPADWTTGDKTGTSSAYGSANDVAVTWPAGGGAPIVIAVLSTHATEQAEPNSPLIAEAAKDVVSVLR; encoded by the coding sequence ATGATCAAGAGCAAGAAGTTCGCGATGATGCTGGCGGTGCTGCTCCCCCTGGCGGGCGCGTGCGGGACCGCGACGACCGAACCGGCCCCCGCCTCCGCCGCACCCGCGGCCGTCTCCCAGCTGGCCGATATCGAGAGCCGGCATCAGGCCCGGCTCGGGGTCTTCGGTCTCGACACCGGCTCCGGGAAAACCGTCGGGCACCGCGCGGACGAGCGGTTCGCGATGCTGTCCACGTTCAAGACCCTCGCCTGCGCGGCGCTGTTGAAAGCGCATCCGCTGGCCAGCGGCTATTGGGAACAGAACATCCGTTTCACCGAGGCCGACGTCGCGAAGGCCGACGGTTCGGCGGTCACCGGCAAGCGGATCGCCACCGGCATGACGGTGCGCGAATTGTGTGACGCCGCAATCACTTACAGCGACAACGCCGCCGCCAACGAGATCCTGAAACTGCTCGGTGGACCGCAGGCCGTCACCGAGTTCCTGCGCAGCATCGGCGATCAGGTGTCGCGCCTGGACCGCTGGGAGCCCGAGGTCAACACCGCCATCCCCGGTGACGAGCGGGACACCACGACACCGGCCGCGATCGTCCGCGATTATCAGGCCTTGACCCTCGGCGACGCGCTGCCCACCGTGGAGCGGGACCAGCTGGTGGCGTGGCTGAAGGCCAATACCACCGGTGGCAGCCGGATTCGGGCGGGCGTGCCCGCCGATTGGACGACCGGCGACAAGACCGGCACCTCCAGCGCCTACGGTTCGGCCAACGACGTGGCCGTCACCTGGCCGGCGGGCGGCGGCGCACCGATCGTGATCGCGGTGCTGTCCACCCACGCGACCGAGCAGGCCGAACCGAACAGCCCGCTGATCGCGGAGGCGGCGAAAGATGTTGTCTCCGTACTCCGCTGA
- a CDS encoding LysR family transcriptional regulator — MVGNVDLARHLHYFLTVAGELHFGRAAETLGIAQPPLSQSIQRLERDLGVQLFDRSRRAIALTAAGELLVEEARALLAAEQRLRTVMRKAGEGDLGTLRVGVLSETPAPTLQALLRLLAEQAPALTIDLQELTTAEQLRLLATAELDMGLVLQPIEEPDLVHGPTAAVPLGVVLPRTSPLARLPEVDLADLAGHDLVLPPRATAPGWHDHVLQVCRAHGFDPARIRHARNQEFALGLVLAGNGVAFLQEVLARREPRLAWRPLTGGPLVRRVVAVWAGTAAHPAVPRFAQAATAIIAADDAPAPLVAPGVNKLWSVVYSRNPVDPLR, encoded by the coding sequence ATGGTGGGCAACGTGGACCTCGCCCGGCATTTGCACTACTTCCTCACCGTCGCGGGGGAACTGCATTTCGGCCGGGCCGCCGAGACGCTCGGCATCGCGCAACCGCCGCTGAGCCAATCGATCCAGCGCCTGGAACGCGACCTCGGCGTCCAGCTCTTCGATCGCTCGCGGCGGGCCATCGCCCTCACCGCGGCCGGGGAACTGCTGGTCGAGGAGGCGCGCGCCCTGCTGGCCGCCGAACAGCGCCTGCGCACGGTGATGCGCAAGGCGGGGGAGGGCGACCTCGGCACGTTGCGCGTCGGCGTGCTCTCCGAGACTCCCGCCCCGACCTTGCAGGCGCTGCTCCGGCTGCTCGCCGAACAGGCGCCCGCGCTCACCATCGACCTGCAAGAGCTCACCACCGCCGAACAACTCCGGCTGCTCGCGACCGCCGAACTCGATATGGGACTTGTCCTGCAGCCGATCGAAGAACCCGATCTGGTGCACGGACCCACCGCGGCGGTCCCGCTCGGCGTGGTGCTGCCCCGCACCTCGCCGCTCGCCCGGCTGCCCGAAGTGGACTTGGCCGACCTCGCGGGCCACGACCTCGTGCTGCCGCCCAGGGCGACCGCGCCCGGCTGGCACGACCATGTCCTGCAGGTCTGCCGCGCCCACGGCTTCGATCCGGCGCGCATCCGGCACGCCCGCAACCAGGAATTCGCGCTCGGTCTGGTGCTCGCGGGCAACGGCGTGGCCTTCCTGCAGGAGGTGCTGGCCCGCCGCGAACCGCGGTTGGCTTGGCGGCCGCTCACCGGTGGGCCGCTCGTGCGCCGCGTTGTCGCGGTGTGGGCCGGCACCGCCGCACACCCGGCGGTGCCGCGCTTCGCGCAGGCCGCGACGGCGATAATCGCCGCCGACGACGCTCCCGCACCCTTGGTCGCGCCAGGGGTGAACAAACTCTGGTCCGTTGTCTACTCGCGCAACCCGGTCGATCCGCTGCGATGA
- a CDS encoding serine hydrolase, protein MAASERIQQIFDEVPVRGTLHAVDIADGREITLGGEEQVVIASIFKILLVLEFCRQVDAGQVDPTERVLIRGEDRLGGWGTAGCADDIEVSLRDLAYFSMSVSDNTAADLLLHRIGRETPGLLAAELGLDRTRVIGGPRQLLESMLADVGARDGGEFAAIYPTLTREQVAGMRVFQPEHTTSSTAREITRLLGLIWRDAAGTPAACAATRNLLRHQMFWTRIAAGFPDDVRVASKTGTLPGLHMEAGVVEYPDGGRYALAIFARTDELGSRRIDVDLAMARAARLAVDALRS, encoded by the coding sequence ATGGCCGCATCGGAACGCATTCAGCAGATCTTCGACGAGGTGCCGGTGCGGGGCACGCTGCACGCGGTGGACATCGCCGACGGCCGGGAGATCACCCTCGGCGGCGAGGAGCAGGTGGTGATCGCGTCGATTTTCAAGATCCTGCTGGTGCTGGAGTTCTGCCGGCAGGTGGACGCGGGTCAGGTGGATCCGACCGAGCGGGTGCTGATCCGGGGCGAGGACCGGCTCGGCGGTTGGGGCACGGCGGGCTGCGCGGATGACATCGAGGTGTCGCTGCGGGACCTGGCCTACTTCTCGATGTCGGTCAGCGACAACACCGCCGCGGATCTGCTGCTGCACCGAATCGGAAGGGAAACACCGGGTTTGCTCGCGGCCGAGCTCGGGCTGGACCGCACCCGGGTGATCGGTGGTCCGCGTCAGCTGCTCGAATCGATGCTCGCCGACGTGGGTGCGCGCGACGGCGGCGAGTTCGCGGCGATCTATCCGACGCTGACGCGGGAACAGGTCGCGGGGATGCGGGTTTTCCAGCCGGAGCACACCACCTCCAGCACCGCGCGGGAGATCACCCGCCTGCTCGGCCTGATCTGGCGGGACGCGGCCGGAACTCCGGCGGCCTGCGCGGCGACGCGAAACCTGTTGCGGCACCAGATGTTCTGGACCCGGATCGCCGCGGGCTTCCCCGATGACGTGCGAGTCGCCTCGAAAACCGGCACTCTGCCCGGGCTGCACATGGAAGCGGGGGTGGTCGAGTACCCGGACGGCGGCCGGTACGCGCTGGCGATCTTCGCCCGCACCGACGAATTGGGTTCGCGCCGTATCGATGTCGACCTGGCGATGGCGCGGGCGGCCCGGCTCGCCGTGGATGCGCTGAGAAGCTGA
- a CDS encoding TetR/AcrR family transcriptional regulator — MNNAAAARALPADPPIELVLAAAECVRRAGVRGFRLTDVAKAAGVSRGTVYNCFGDKETAINAGLGYLCNAFIDGLARTVAPQPTLREQVGEAAAMIYQHASTPPVLAPPLRTDSIIATLLEHYGDQLSHSWAAFWAGLVTQAQERGEVDSGVEPMHAGDWIVRVLLSLELLPFTVAGFTGADDARRRTGDLLLNGLAPKRNS, encoded by the coding sequence ATGAACAACGCGGCGGCCGCACGAGCCCTTCCGGCGGACCCGCCGATCGAATTGGTCTTGGCCGCAGCCGAATGCGTGCGCCGAGCCGGCGTGCGTGGCTTCCGGCTGACCGATGTCGCGAAGGCCGCGGGGGTTTCGCGCGGCACCGTCTACAACTGCTTCGGCGACAAGGAAACCGCCATCAACGCGGGTCTCGGTTACCTGTGCAACGCCTTCATCGACGGCCTGGCCCGGACCGTCGCCCCGCAGCCGACGTTGCGCGAGCAGGTGGGCGAAGCGGCCGCCATGATCTACCAGCACGCCAGCACCCCACCGGTCCTCGCCCCACCGCTGCGCACCGACAGCATCATCGCCACCCTGCTCGAGCACTACGGCGATCAGCTGAGTCACAGCTGGGCCGCGTTCTGGGCGGGCCTGGTGACCCAGGCCCAGGAGCGTGGCGAAGTTGATTCCGGGGTGGAGCCCATGCACGCGGGCGACTGGATCGTCCGGGTGCTGCTCAGTTTGGAATTGCTGCCCTTCACCGTGGCGGGATTCACCGGCGCCGACGACGCCCGGCGGCGCACCGGCGATCTTCTGCTCAACGGCCTTGCGCCGAAACGTAATTCATAG
- a CDS encoding NAD(P)/FAD-dependent oxidoreductase yields MTSEYVEVAIIGAGPGGITAAHHLQRAGITDFLILERAEDFGGSWRDNVYPGLFVDVPTLFYQFPFARKFDWSRLFPEGPEIQRYNRQVAADLDLYKHFRGGSEIRREVWDDDARVWVLHLAERDPIRARFVINAVGGYINTKPVEIPGCDTFSGTILRPNSWDPDYDHRGKRVAVIGTGSSSVQIVSAIYETARQVDVYQRTPSWILPKPDAELSARTQRILGLPGVSAFLNGFALAAMELPLQLICNVLPILPRPLLAKVLPQYDMIWRALYRLMLRAKVADPADRQALAPSYGILAKRPILSSGFLTALASPSVSLITNSIERITPDGIRTADGAEQPYDLIVLATGYELFTDPETYRRGTVVGPNGFDLAEDYHRNGVRSYGGSAHHGLPNRWSLVGPQGYVGVAWHTFVDLTARHAVRIITETRRRRATVARVRADAFDRWVAKMRRHDKVISTYVVDCNPDLRTYFVNSQGEALYYRPQTISGALWFSRYSALSDYWFLRDSGAPTPRSAGIERIEAGI; encoded by the coding sequence ATGACAAGTGAATATGTCGAGGTCGCGATCATCGGAGCCGGCCCCGGCGGTATCACCGCCGCGCATCACCTGCAGCGCGCGGGTATCACCGATTTCCTGATCCTGGAGCGCGCCGAGGATTTCGGCGGCAGCTGGCGCGACAACGTCTATCCCGGCCTGTTCGTCGATGTGCCGACCCTGTTCTATCAGTTCCCGTTCGCGCGGAAGTTCGACTGGTCGCGCCTGTTTCCCGAGGGGCCGGAAATCCAGCGGTACAACCGTCAGGTCGCCGCGGATCTCGACTTGTACAAGCACTTTCGGGGTGGCAGCGAGATCCGGCGCGAGGTCTGGGACGACGACGCGCGGGTCTGGGTGCTGCATCTGGCCGAGCGTGACCCGATCCGGGCGCGGTTCGTCATCAACGCGGTCGGCGGCTACATCAACACCAAGCCCGTCGAAATACCGGGCTGCGACACGTTTTCCGGAACGATCCTGCGTCCGAACTCCTGGGACCCCGACTACGACCACCGTGGCAAACGCGTTGCGGTCATCGGTACCGGGTCCAGCTCGGTACAGATCGTTTCGGCGATCTACGAGACCGCGCGGCAGGTGGATGTCTATCAGCGCACGCCCTCGTGGATCCTGCCCAAGCCCGATGCCGAGCTGTCCGCACGCACGCAGCGCATCCTCGGGCTCCCCGGGGTCAGTGCCTTCCTCAACGGATTCGCTTTGGCCGCAATGGAATTGCCGCTGCAACTGATCTGCAACGTGCTGCCTATCCTGCCGCGGCCACTCTTGGCGAAGGTGCTGCCGCAGTACGACATGATCTGGCGCGCGCTCTACCGGCTGATGCTCCGGGCGAAGGTCGCGGACCCCGCCGATCGCCAGGCACTGGCGCCTTCCTATGGCATCCTCGCCAAGCGACCCATCCTGTCCAGCGGCTTCCTGACCGCGCTGGCCTCGCCCTCGGTTTCCTTGATCACCAACAGCATCGAGCGCATAACTCCGGACGGCATCCGCACCGCCGACGGAGCCGAGCAGCCTTACGATCTCATCGTCCTGGCCACCGGCTACGAGCTGTTCACCGATCCCGAAACCTACCGGCGCGGAACCGTCGTGGGCCCCAACGGATTCGACCTCGCCGAGGACTACCACCGTAACGGGGTGCGGAGCTACGGCGGCAGCGCCCATCACGGCCTGCCCAACCGCTGGTCACTGGTCGGACCGCAGGGCTACGTCGGCGTCGCCTGGCACACCTTCGTGGATCTCACTGCGCGCCATGCGGTTCGGATCATCACCGAAACCCGGCGCCGCCGCGCCACCGTCGCCCGGGTCCGCGCCGACGCCTTCGATCGCTGGGTCGCCAAGATGCGGCGGCACGACAAGGTGATCAGCACCTATGTCGTGGACTGCAATCCCGATCTGCGCACCTACTTCGTCAACTCCCAGGGCGAAGCGCTCTACTACCGGCCGCAAACCATCAGCGGCGCACTGTGGTTCAGCCGTTACTCCGCGCTGAGCGACTACTGGTTTCTCCGCGACAGCGGAGCACCGACGCCCCGCAGCGCCGGTATCGAAAGAATCGAGGCAGGGATATGA
- a CDS encoding mycofactocin-coupled SDR family oxidoreductase, giving the protein MTEQTLAGKVAYITGAARGQGRSHAIRLARAGADIVAVDVCAPIAEFSGYPMAEPEDLAETARLVESEGRKILTQQLDVRDLAAQQRVIADTIATFGRLDIVVANAGVCSWGRIWEISPEQFREAVDINLTGVWNTIKAVVPPMIEAGNGGSIMTISSSAGVKAPPGCGHYAASKFGVVGLTKTLAVELGEYGIRANVLLPYGTNTPLGTDTSMYKLFEEHPGFVYSFPPNLLKTDGLVEPDEISDVVVWLAGDQARVITGAQVPVDKGFLAR; this is encoded by the coding sequence ATGACCGAACAAACACTGGCGGGCAAGGTCGCCTACATCACCGGAGCGGCACGCGGACAAGGCCGTTCGCACGCGATCCGCCTGGCCCGCGCGGGCGCGGATATCGTCGCGGTCGACGTCTGCGCGCCGATCGCCGAGTTCAGCGGCTATCCGATGGCCGAACCGGAAGACCTCGCCGAAACCGCTCGACTCGTCGAGTCCGAGGGCCGCAAGATCCTGACCCAGCAGCTCGATGTCCGCGATCTGGCGGCACAGCAGCGCGTCATCGCCGACACCATCGCGACCTTCGGCCGCCTGGACATCGTCGTCGCCAACGCCGGCGTCTGCAGCTGGGGCCGGATCTGGGAGATCTCCCCCGAACAGTTCCGCGAAGCCGTCGACATCAACCTGACCGGCGTCTGGAACACCATCAAAGCCGTGGTCCCCCCGATGATCGAGGCGGGCAACGGCGGCTCCATCATGACGATCAGCTCCTCGGCCGGCGTCAAGGCCCCACCCGGCTGCGGCCATTACGCGGCAAGCAAATTCGGGGTGGTCGGCCTGACCAAGACGCTCGCCGTCGAACTCGGCGAATACGGCATCCGCGCCAATGTGCTGCTCCCCTACGGCACCAACACCCCGCTGGGCACCGACACCTCGATGTACAAACTGTTCGAGGAGCACCCCGGGTTCGTCTACAGCTTCCCGCCGAACCTGCTGAAGACCGACGGACTCGTCGAGCCTGACGAGATCTCCGATGTCGTCGTGTGGCTGGCGGGCGATCAGGCGCGCGTCATCACCGGCGCCCAGGTCCCGGTCGACAAGGGCTTCCTGGCCCGGTGA
- a CDS encoding helix-turn-helix domain-containing protein, with the protein MTRRKEDLQLDCPIEVTLDVIGGKWKGMVLYQLMLGTARFNELRRVIPGATQRMLTLQLRELERDGVITRTVYPEVPPRVEYDLTEFGRSLGPLLDLMERWGERYLVEVRDASGQVAAAS; encoded by the coding sequence ATGACTCGACGCAAAGAAGATCTGCAGCTGGACTGCCCGATCGAGGTGACCCTCGACGTGATCGGCGGTAAATGGAAGGGAATGGTGCTGTATCAGCTGATGCTGGGCACCGCCCGCTTCAACGAACTGCGCCGCGTCATCCCCGGCGCGACCCAGCGCATGCTGACCCTGCAACTGCGCGAACTCGAACGCGACGGTGTGATCACCCGCACCGTCTACCCCGAGGTCCCGCCGCGCGTGGAATACGACCTCACCGAGTTCGGCCGCAGCCTCGGCCCCCTGCTGGATCTGATGGAACGGTGGGGCGAGCGCTACCTCGTCGAGGTCCGCGACGCTTCCGGTCAGGTCGCCGCGGCCAGCTAG